CCCCACCCAGGCTCAGAGGACGGGCGTGTCGCGCATCATCGCCATCGCGAACCAGAAGGGCGGCGTCGGCAAGACCACCACGGCCATCAACCTGGGGGCGTGCCTGGCCGTCGCCGAGAAGAAGACGCTCGTCGTGGACACCGACCCGCAGGGCAACGCCACCAGCGGGCTCGGGATCGACAAGGACGAGGTGGAGAGGTCGATCTACGACGTCCTCACCGACGACGCGTCGCTGGCCGACGTGATCGTCCCCGGGGTGCACTTCCCCTACCTGGACGTGGTCCCCGCCACGCGCGACCTGGTGGGCGCCGAGGTGGAGCTGGTCAGCCGCCGCAACCGCGAGACCATCCTGCGCAAGGCCATGGCGGCGGTGAAGGACCGCTACGACTACGTCCTCATCGACTGCCCGCCCTCGCTCGGCCTGCTCACGCTCAACACCCTGGCCGCCGCCGACAGCGTGCTGATCCCGATCCAGTGCGAGTTCTACGCGCTGGAAGGGCTGTCGCAGCTGCTGAACACCGTGACCGTGGTGCAGAAGAACCTGAACCCCCAGCTGCAGATCGAGGGGGTGCTGCTCACCATGTACGACGGGCGGCTGAACCTGTCGCGCCAGGTGGCCGACGAGGCGAAGGAGTACTTCGGGCCCAAGGTGTACCGCACCACCATCCCCCGCAACGTGCGCATCGCCGAGGCGCCCAGCTTCGGCAAGCCGATCGTGCTGTACGACATCCTCTCGGTGGGCGCCAAGAGCTACCTGTCGCTGGCCCGCGAGGTGATCGCCCGCGAGCGCAAGGGGAAGGCGGCGCCCCCCGAGCCCGAGCCGGCGGCCGCGGCCGGGGGAGAGTAGGGCGTGGCCTCCAAGAAGCCCCGGCTGGGGAAGGGGCTCTCCGCGCTCCTGGGCGAGTTCTCGACGGGCACCGAGGAGGCGATCGCCACCGGCGAGGGGGTGCGCGAGGTCCCCACCGCGCGCATCGCCCCCAACCCGTTCCAGCCCCGCCGCGAGTTCAGCCCCGAGCAGCTGGCGGAGCTGGAGGAGTCGATCCGCAAGAACGGGCTCCTCCAGCCGCTGGTGGTGCGCCGCGCCCGCCCGGGCGCCCCCGACGGGGCCGAGTGGGAGCTGATCGCGGGGGAGCGGCGCTGGCGGGCGGTGCGGAGGCTGGGGTGGACGCACGTGCCCGTGGTGGTGCGCGAGATCGACGACCGCGCCATGCTGGTGCTGGCCATCGTCGAGAACGTGCAGCGCGCCGAGCTCTCGCCGCTGGAGGAGGCGGCCGGCTACCGGCAGCTCATCGAGGAGTTCGGCTACACGCAGGCCGAGGTGGCCGAGAGCGTGGGCCGCGAGCGCTCCACCATCGCCAACCTGCTGCGCCTGCTGCAGCTGCCGGCCTCGGTGCAGCGGATGGTGAGCGAGGGCGACCTGTCGATGGGGCACGCCCGCGCGCTGCTGGGGCTGGAGAGCGAGCGCGAGATGGCCGACCTGGCGCGCCAGGCCGCCGAGCAGGGGATGTCGGTGCGCACGGTGGAGGAGCGGGTGCGCGGCCTGCGCGGGGGCGCCCCCGGCGAGGCCAGGGGGAGCGCGCCGCTGCGCGACCCCTCGGGCGACCCGCACGTGCGCCACCTGGAGGCCGAGCTGCAGCGCAAGCTGGGGACCCCGGCCCGCATCCGGGTGCTGGCGGGAAAGAGCGGGCGCATCGAGATCCCGTTCTACAACGCCGACGACTTCGACCGGGTGCTGGAGCTGATCCTGGGGTTGGAAGAGGAACGGTAGGGAGTACGTGAGTACGAGAGTACGAGAGTACGTAAGTACGTCTGCGGATCCGCGGGGCGAGCCGTGTTCGCGCCGCCACGCTTCTCCGTTCTCTCGTACTTCCGTACTTTCGTACTTTCGTACCATGTAGTCATGGCCAAG
This window of the Longimicrobium sp. genome carries:
- a CDS encoding AAA family ATPase, whose translation is PTQAQRTGVSRIIAIANQKGGVGKTTTAINLGACLAVAEKKTLVVDTDPQGNATSGLGIDKDEVERSIYDVLTDDASLADVIVPGVHFPYLDVVPATRDLVGAEVELVSRRNRETILRKAMAAVKDRYDYVLIDCPPSLGLLTLNTLAAADSVLIPIQCEFYALEGLSQLLNTVTVVQKNLNPQLQIEGVLLTMYDGRLNLSRQVADEAKEYFGPKVYRTTIPRNVRIAEAPSFGKPIVLYDILSVGAKSYLSLAREVIARERKGKAAPPEPEPAAAAGGE
- a CDS encoding ParB/RepB/Spo0J family partition protein, which translates into the protein MASKKPRLGKGLSALLGEFSTGTEEAIATGEGVREVPTARIAPNPFQPRREFSPEQLAELEESIRKNGLLQPLVVRRARPGAPDGAEWELIAGERRWRAVRRLGWTHVPVVVREIDDRAMLVLAIVENVQRAELSPLEEAAGYRQLIEEFGYTQAEVAESVGRERSTIANLLRLLQLPASVQRMVSEGDLSMGHARALLGLESEREMADLARQAAEQGMSVRTVEERVRGLRGGAPGEARGSAPLRDPSGDPHVRHLEAELQRKLGTPARIRVLAGKSGRIEIPFYNADDFDRVLELILGLEEER